One Leptospira saintgironsiae DNA window includes the following coding sequences:
- a CDS encoding methionine ABC transporter ATP-binding protein: MVRETEIKEDPQTILEFRNVFKTFPKSIHPSIEDISLKIDKGEIFGIIGTTGAGKSTLLRFANLLETPDSGQVFFQSVDISNLKGEALRHHRSKVGMVFQQSHLVLNKKVFDNIALPLKASGWKKEEIRARVIELLSLIGLEDKIDSYPNQLSGGQKQRVGIARAIANHPTLLLCDEPTSALDPETTRSILGLLRDIHKKFSITILIVTHEMNVVREICNSVAVLEKGKLIETGSVYSLFADPSQEITKKLTGHAFTNSIPEETLARTEGRILRVVLKNEIATEPVLGKVIRATNQVPNIIHSKIEYISGKPIGVFYLETDPSDNSTDTIRAAFVRYGATVEEIFR, from the coding sequence ATGGTTCGGGAAACGGAAATAAAAGAAGACCCACAAACTATATTAGAATTTCGGAACGTTTTTAAAACGTTTCCGAAATCTATACATCCTTCTATTGAGGATATCTCCTTAAAAATAGATAAGGGAGAAATTTTCGGGATCATCGGAACTACCGGCGCTGGAAAAAGCACCTTACTTAGATTCGCAAATTTATTAGAAACACCTGACTCAGGACAGGTATTTTTTCAATCTGTAGACATCTCGAATCTAAAAGGAGAAGCACTCAGGCATCATAGATCCAAAGTGGGAATGGTATTCCAACAATCTCACTTGGTACTAAACAAAAAAGTTTTTGATAATATTGCACTCCCCTTAAAAGCATCAGGTTGGAAAAAAGAAGAGATCCGCGCAAGAGTGATCGAACTTCTTTCTTTGATAGGACTCGAAGACAAAATAGATTCTTATCCAAACCAGCTCAGCGGCGGACAAAAACAAAGAGTAGGGATTGCAAGAGCAATCGCGAATCACCCTACTCTACTCTTATGTGATGAACCAACTTCCGCTCTGGATCCGGAAACAACTCGTTCTATTTTAGGACTTTTAAGAGACATCCACAAAAAATTCTCCATAACAATACTCATCGTAACTCATGAGATGAATGTGGTTCGAGAAATCTGCAATTCAGTCGCAGTATTAGAAAAAGGTAAACTGATCGAAACAGGCTCTGTATATTCTCTATTTGCCGATCCTTCACAAGAAATCACCAAAAAGTTAACAGGACACGCATTCACAAATTCAATTCCAGAAGAAACTTTAGCAAGGACAGAAGGAAGAATACTTAGAGTAGTCCTGAAAAACGAAATCGCGACTGAACCTGTGCTTGGAAAAGTTATCCGTGCTACAAACCAAGTCCCAAATATCATTCACAGTAAGATTGAATACATTTCAGGCAAACCAATCGGAGTCTTTTATTTGGAAACTGATCCTTCTGATAATAGTACAGACACAATCAGAGCCGCATTTGTAAGATACGGAGCAACTGTGGAGGAAATTTTCAGATGA
- a CDS encoding methionine ABC transporter permease gives MNFSKWIELYPELVNAFGQTFLMLGISLSSALVFGIPLGFLIYLTDKKLFIPNRFFHAILGILANLIRSIPFVILLVALIPLTQSLVGTTIGPLAASVPLSVAAIPFLARLVETSLREIPEGVLEAAVSTGAKLSLIIREVLIPEALPGIYSAITVTTISLLGYSAMAGIVGGGGIGDLAIRFGYYRYEDDIMFATVFVLIALVQTFQWIGDKTRKKSDKRISH, from the coding sequence ATGAATTTTTCCAAATGGATAGAATTATATCCTGAATTAGTCAATGCATTCGGACAAACATTCCTAATGCTTGGGATCTCTTTGTCTTCTGCATTAGTATTTGGAATTCCTTTGGGATTTTTGATCTATCTTACAGACAAAAAATTATTCATACCAAATCGATTCTTTCATGCAATACTTGGAATATTAGCAAACCTAATTCGATCCATTCCATTTGTGATCTTACTCGTGGCACTCATCCCGCTCACTCAGTCTTTGGTAGGAACTACAATCGGCCCACTCGCAGCATCAGTCCCACTTTCTGTGGCAGCCATCCCGTTCTTAGCAAGATTAGTCGAAACATCTCTCAGAGAAATTCCCGAAGGAGTTTTAGAAGCCGCAGTCTCCACGGGAGCAAAACTCTCTCTCATCATCAGAGAAGTTTTGATACCTGAAGCATTGCCCGGTATCTACTCTGCAATTACAGTTACAACCATAAGCTTATTAGGATATTCTGCAATGGCCGGTATCGTAGGGGGTGGAGGAATTGGAGATCTTGCGATTAGATTCGGATATTACAGATACGAAGACGATATCATGTTCGCAACGGTTTTTGTTCTGATCGCTTTAGTCCAAACATTCCAATGGATCGGTGATAAAACCCGCAAAAAGAGTGATAAAAGAATTTCTCATTAG
- a CDS encoding beta-class carbonic anhydrase: MSNSTVLQKETSKVHQEVIEANQKYVSEFGKKGELALPPARSFTILTCMDARLDPAKYAGLSEGDAHVIRNAGGRASDDAIRSLIISHKLLGTKEFFVIHHSDCGMALFTDQIIRNLLEKSLKTATVDSNGWRNLEESGGSDEAKFIPFLTFESLEKSVVDDVKRIRNHPLIPKDIPVYGYFYDVKTGKLVEVEEATKIGRAI; encoded by the coding sequence ATGTCAAACTCAACAGTATTGCAAAAAGAAACCAGCAAAGTGCACCAAGAAGTCATAGAAGCGAACCAGAAATACGTTTCCGAGTTCGGTAAAAAGGGAGAATTGGCTCTTCCCCCTGCCAGAAGTTTTACGATCCTGACCTGCATGGATGCACGTTTGGATCCAGCTAAGTATGCGGGTCTTTCGGAAGGAGATGCACACGTTATACGAAACGCGGGAGGAAGAGCGAGTGACGATGCGATCCGATCTCTTATCATCTCCCATAAACTTTTAGGTACAAAAGAATTTTTCGTGATCCATCATTCAGATTGCGGAATGGCCCTATTCACTGACCAAATCATCCGTAACCTTTTGGAGAAAAGTCTGAAAACCGCAACTGTAGATTCAAACGGTTGGAGAAACTTGGAAGAATCCGGAGGATCAGACGAAGCAAAATTTATCCCTTTCTTAACTTTCGAAAGTCTAGAAAAAAGTGTGGTAGATGACGTAAAAAGGATCAGAAACCATCCATTGATCCCTAAAGATATCCCTGTTTATGGATACTTCTACGATGTAAAAACCGGAAAACTTGTAGAAGTGGAAGAAGCGACCAAGATCGGAAGAGCTATATAA
- a CDS encoding ArsR/SmtB family transcription factor, translating into MSKQPTHPNLDQIELNSIFEAVSDPIRRKILLDLSERGESNCSTFLVYAPKTNLSYHMGKLRDAGMIFTRYEGTQRFSIIRKDDLEKKFPGLLDTILKSARIESDKEEVSVVTV; encoded by the coding sequence ATGTCTAAACAGCCAACTCATCCCAATTTAGATCAGATAGAATTGAATTCTATATTCGAAGCGGTAAGTGATCCAATCCGTAGGAAGATACTATTGGACCTTTCAGAAAGAGGAGAATCCAATTGTTCTACTTTTCTAGTTTATGCTCCGAAAACGAATCTTTCTTACCATATGGGAAAATTAAGAGACGCAGGAATGATTTTTACTAGATACGAAGGAACTCAGAGATTTTCTATCATCCGAAAGGATGACCTGGAAAAAAAATTCCCAGGCCTACTCGACACTATTCTAAAAAGTGCAAGGATAGAAAGCGACAAAGAAGAAGTTTCCGTGGTCACGGTCTAA